The following are encoded in a window of Gossypium raimondii isolate GPD5lz chromosome 13, ASM2569854v1, whole genome shotgun sequence genomic DNA:
- the LOC105784032 gene encoding UPF0481 protein At3g47200 — protein sequence MAPRKGQLGSINAPSFETKKDEASNDSEVEDLERGPDQGFIYEVPRNIRQANPKAYTPLLISIGPLHYRKTSLASMAKYKVDYQVKFLQRTSVSKKALESFWSFIERYDKNILNCYEALIDEDEFVKMIFYDALFIMELFLRNYEKEVEKNSDIKDLLLKETWSAGLRRDLILLENQIPMFVLEELYKPYENHKLASDASVPSFLKLACSYFDIPCDPQFEHIQIPHFTALQRCHMTKTQNPSSKTKIPTLKKVYGATSLHEVGVELIVEPNQTACLLDVKFDGKKLKIPKLTVHSNTEAYLRNVMAFEMCHCPDEAYVCAYIELMNYLIPTAQDVEQLIEKGILSKEGKNEGRLVTIINTNIAVQRMIKKLMQGIGEPPACYRETANRLNQLYKEGRKRKVTLFIKENYGILKRVYFPNLWRGTGTVAAFMVVVLTCIQTVFAFVN from the coding sequence ATGGCTCCAAGGAAGGGACAATTAGGCTCAATTAACGCCCCATCATTTGAGACAAAGAAAGATGAAGCATCCAATGATTCGGAAGTTGAGGATTTGGAGCGGGGGCCGGACCAAGGGTTTATCTACGAGGTCCCTAGGAACATTCGTCAAGCAAATCCAAAAGCTTACACTCCTCTATTAATTTCAATTGGCCCTCTTCATTATCGGAAAACAAGTTTGGCTAGCATGGCCAAGTATAAAGTGGATTATCAAGTTAAATTTCTTCAAAGGACTTCCGTTTCCAAGAAGGCATTGGAAAGTTTTTGGAGCTTCATTGAACGCTACGATAAAAATATTCTCAACTGTTACGAGGCTTTAATCGATGAAGACGAGTTCGTAAAGATGATATTTTATGATGCACTGTTTATCATGGAGCTCTTCTTGAGGAACTATGAGAAGGAAGTGGAAAAAAATTCGGACATCAAAGACTTGTTGTTGAAAGAAACATGGTCCGCTGGTCTACGGAGGGATTTGATCTTACTTGAAAACCAGATCCCAATGTTCGTGCTTGAAGAACTGTATAAACCATATGAAAACCACAAACTAGCATCAGATGCCTCTGTTCCTTCTTTCCTTAAACTAGCTTGTTCCTACTTTGACATTCCATGTGACCCGCAGTTCGAGCATATACAAATCCCACACTTCACCGCTTTGCAAAGATGCCATATGACCAAAACACAAAATCCATCATCCAAGACCAAGATCCCAACGTTGAAAAAAGTGTATGGTGCCACAAGTTTGCATGAAGTTGGTGTTGAGCTTATAGTTGAACCTAATCAAACTGCATGTTTGCTTGATGTTAAATTTGACGGTAAAAAGCTTAAAATCCCCAAATTGACAGTGCACTCCAACACTGAAGCTTACCTTCGGAACGTCATGGCGTTCGAGATGTGCCATTGTCCAGATGAAGCCTACGTTTGTGCTTACATAGAGctaatgaattatctcattccAACTGCCCAAGATGTAGAACAGTTAATAGAAAAAGGGATTTTAAGCAAGGAAGGCAAAAACGAAGGAAGACTGGTTAccataataaacacaaatataGCGGTGCAACGTATGATTAAGAAACTTATGCAGGGAATTGGGGAGCCGCCTGCTTGCTACCGGGAAACCGCGAATCGATTGAACCAGCTTTATAAAGAGGGTCGGAAGCGCAAAGTGACATTATTCATCAAGGAAAATTATGGAATTCTGAAGCGTGTTTATTTCCCCAATCTTTGGAGAGGAACAGGGACTGTTGCTGCTTTTATGGTTGTCGTCCTCACCTGCATACAAACCGTGTTTGCttttgtgaattaa